The window CCATCGCTTCGCGGCCGCTCGCCGGTACGTATGCAGTCGACGAAGTGTCGCATCTCCATCTGGAGTGCCTCGGTCCCAGAGAGGTGCGGGCTGCGCACATCGCCCGAACGGTAGGCGCGTAGAAGATCCTCACGCGACAGCTGCGTGACACCGTGGTCGTAGATCTTCACCTTCTCGACCGACTGCACGTCGTCGTACACCGCCATCCGCTTGTTTCCGATCACCACCATCGTCCGCAGCTTGCTCGGCGCGAGCCAGGAGAGATGGGCGTGTGCGACCGCGCCTGACGGGAAGCCCATGGTGAGGAAGACGACGTCCTCGATCTCAGGCTGCACATAGCACGCGCCCACGGATTGGACCCACTCGGGTTCCTCGTCGAGCCAGTACAGCGTGATCGACACGTCGTGCGGACCCAGATCCCAGAGCACGTTGATGTCGAATTGGTGCAGGCCGAGGTTCACGCGCTGGCTGTCGACGTAGTAGATCTTTCCGAGGTCGCCGCGCACGATCCGCTCGCGCACGTTCACCACCGCGGGGTTGTACACGAAGGTGTGGCCGACCATCAGCGTCTTACCGGCACGCTCGCTCGCGCGGATGATCGCCTCGGCGTCCTCGATCGTTCCGGCGATCGGCTTCTCGACGAAGACGTGCTTGCCGGCGGCGAACGCCTCCTCGGCGAGGCGCCGGTGCGTGCCGACAGGTGTTGCGATGCATACCGCGTCGACCTCTGGATCGGCGAACAGCTCGCGATGATCTGTCGTGGTGCGCACGGCCGGGAAGCGCTTGTGGATCGTCTGGAGACGCTCGTCCGAAAGATCCGCGACGGCCACGGGCATCGCGCCCGGTGCCTCACTGAGATTGCGGATGAGGTTCGGGCCCCAGTATCCGGCGCCGATGACGGCGACGCGCAGTGCGTTCATTCGCTTCGAAGTCTAATGGCGACCAGCGCGATTCCACGGGCCTCGATCGCTCCGACATGTACCTACTACGGCTGCGTTGTCCAGCGCGCGAACAGCAATGGCACCATCACGATCCGCGCGCCCGCGAGTGCTGCCGCGCCGCGAGTAGGGATGCGCCACCGCCGGCTAGCGCAACTAAACCCAGACCGCCGAACAACGCGATCGCAACGAAGAGCGGGACAAGCGGCGCGGGATCGCCAACTCGCGAGCGTGTTCAGGATGTTCGCGCCCCAGATCTCGTCATGGCATGTGAGCGCCGCGTGTTGCTGCTCAATGAACGCGCCCGGATCGCGCGCGAAGACGACGCCAATCGTCGCCACGCAGGGTTGTAGCGGACGGTGGGCTGCAACACGAGAACCGCGAACTGAGGACGATGGCGACGAGGACCGCGGGGCGCTGGTCATTGGCCCGTGACGGCACGGAGCTTGGTGAGATCGTCCTCGAGAAGCTTCAGGAGACGGCCGTACTCGGCGAAGTCGCTCCGCCTGAGCGCCTCCTGCGCCTGCAAGTAGTGGTCGCTGGCCGCCTTGACGAGCTCGGCGATCATGCCGGTCGCCGGTGGTGTCGTGACTGGTGGTGGCTGCGTCACCGGTGGAGTCGTGCCTGCGCCGAAGAGCGCGTCGAGCCCGGCCACGAAGGTCGGGGCCATCACGACGTGACGCTGCGTTGCCAGGATCACGCGCTGCAGCTGCGGGATCTTGCTCTGCGTCGCCTGCACGAACAGGCCCTCGACATAGACGAACGAGTTGCCGACCGGGAGCACGAGCAGATTGCCGCGGAAGCACTGCGATCCGCCGCCCTGCGGGCAGAGAAGGGTGAGCTGCTGCTTGATGGTCGCGTCGGCGTCGATGATGCCCTCGACCTGCAGCGGGCCGAAGATCTGCCGATCCCGCGAGAAGCGGAGCACTCGCAGCCTGCCGTATTCGGGCGGGTCCGCGCGGCCCGCGATCCACGCGACCATGTTGTCGCGCTGCCCGCCGGCAGGCGTCATCGGCACGAAGAGGATGAACTCCTTGCGGTCCGAGCCCGGCAGCCGCGTCGTGACGTAGTACGGCTCGATCGGCGCCTTCGACTGCCCCTGCTCCTGCACCTCGTTCGCGATCCGCCATGCGTCGCCGCGGTTGTAGAAGTTGTCGACGTCGGTCATGTGATAGATCGCGAACACCTGCGACTGGATCGAGAAGAGATCCTCCGGATAGCGCAGGTGGTCCTTGAGGCTCTGCGGCATCTCGGCCAGCGACTTGAAGAGGCTCGGGTAGATCGCGCGGAGGTTCCGCACGACCGGGTCCGTCTCGTCCACCACGTAATAGCGAACGGTGCCGTCGTATGCGTTCGTCACGACCTTCACGCTGTTCCGGATGTAGTTGAGATCGCCGTTGGACACGCGCGTTCCACCACGCACGAGCTCGTTGAAGCGCTCGCTGTACGGGTAGCGATCCCCGACCGTGTAGGCGTCGTTGATCCACCACAGCTGGCCGTCGGCGATGACGAGATAGGGGTCCTTGTCGTACTCGAGGAACGGCGCAAGGAGACGCTCGCGCTCGGCGATGTTGCGGTGGAACAGCAGACGGCTGTCGGAGCGGATCTGGTCGCTGAAGAGCAGGTTGGTCTCGCCGAAGCGGAGCGTGAAGAGCAGGCGGTCCCACAGCGAGCTCACGCCGACGCCGCCGCCGCCCGTGAAGCGGGTGCGCGCGTCGCTGCCTGCCTGCGGGTAGTCGAACTCCTCCGCAGCGCTGTCGACGATCACGTAGTCATTCGTGAGCTCGCCGTAGTAGATGCGTGGCTGGTCGATCTTCGGCTCGCCTTGCGGCGGGATGTCCTTCACGAGGAGCGCCGGCCTGCCTTCGCTGTCGACACCACCGACCGGCGTGAGGGCGGCGCCGATGCCATGCGTGAACTGCAGGTGGCGGTTGATCCAGGTCTGCTGCGCGAGCGAGGTCGTGTTGAGCTCGCGTGCCGACAGCATCACCGGCACCTCGCGACCGCCGATCGCATAGCGATCCACGTCCACGTCCACGAAGTCGTAGTACTGCTGCAGCGCCTGCATCTGGTCGAACGCCGGCAGGAGCCGGTGGTAGTCCCAGAGGCGGACCGAGAGCGTGTCGGAGAACTCTCGCGTCGCCTCGCCCTGACTCGGCGTGTCCGCGACGTCGAACTGCGACTCCTCGACCTTGTCAAGCGAGTACGCGGCGCGCGTGGCCGCGATGTTGCGCTCGAGGTAAGGACGCTCTTTGTTCAGCTGGTCAGGCGCGACCACGTAGTTCTGGACGACCGCTGGGTACACGCCGTTGATGAGGACGGTCGCGGCGAACCAGACGACGATCGCGCCGCCAAGGACCCACACGGTCCGCGCGAACGCGTTTGCGAAGCACGCGAGCGCCGCGATACCGACGATGACGGCGAGGATCGTGAGCGCGGGGATGCGCGCGTTGATGCTCGCGAAGCCTGCGCCGGTGAGGACCGGCTCCGTACGGAAGAGCAGGTCGTACTGGTCGAGGAGATAACCGAAGGCGACCAGGATGAGGAAGAGGCCGCCGAGCACCGAGAGGTGCGCGCGCGCCGGCCGCGCGAGAGCGAGCGCGGTGCGTCCG is drawn from Candidatus Limnocylindria bacterium and contains these coding sequences:
- a CDS encoding Gfo/Idh/MocA family oxidoreductase; the encoded protein is MNALRVAVIGAGYWGPNLIRNLSEAPGAMPVAVADLSDERLQTIHKRFPAVRTTTDHRELFADPEVDAVCIATPVGTHRRLAEEAFAAGKHVFVEKPIAGTIEDAEAIIRASERAGKTLMVGHTFVYNPAVVNVRERIVRGDLGKIYYVDSQRVNLGLHQFDINVLWDLGPHDVSITLYWLDEEPEWVQSVGACYVQPEIEDVVFLTMGFPSGAVAHAHLSWLAPSKLRTMVVIGNKRMAVYDDVQSVEKVKIYDHGVTQLSREDLLRAYRSGDVRSPHLSGTEALQMEMRHFVDCIRTGERPRSDGEAALRVVRVLDAGMRSLRSGGARVTYRQEPVRPEPAQA
- a CDS encoding UPF0182 family protein, which produces MRDKRGNGERDWGNIDWSNLDLSSLRTRRGGGTPRPPSGRGVAIVIIVLFLLLVPLLLLPLNEFLTDLLWFRSLGYEDVYLRRYTAGFWAFLAFFLIFFVVAVPNLYLALRPQVPRVVVDTERPRSSALAQTLRLLWVIAIPAFFFGIAGGDQWDQLLRWLNAVPFGVSDPVFGRDIGFYFFTLPVLEFARGWSIAAVLVIAAGVVAVYAVRGVIGVATSTITRGDLGVAGRTALALARPARAHLSVLGGLFLILVAFGYLLDQYDLLFRTEPVLTGAGFASINARIPALTILAVIVGIAALACFANAFARTVWVLGGAIVVWFAATVLINGVYPAVVQNYVVAPDQLNKERPYLERNIAATRAAYSLDKVEESQFDVADTPSQGEATREFSDTLSVRLWDYHRLLPAFDQMQALQQYYDFVDVDVDRYAIGGREVPVMLSARELNTTSLAQQTWINRHLQFTHGIGAALTPVGGVDSEGRPALLVKDIPPQGEPKIDQPRIYYGELTNDYVIVDSAAEEFDYPQAGSDARTRFTGGGGVGVSSLWDRLLFTLRFGETNLLFSDQIRSDSRLLFHRNIAERERLLAPFLEYDKDPYLVIADGQLWWINDAYTVGDRYPYSERFNELVRGGTRVSNGDLNYIRNSVKVVTNAYDGTVRYYVVDETDPVVRNLRAIYPSLFKSLAEMPQSLKDHLRYPEDLFSIQSQVFAIYHMTDVDNFYNRGDAWRIANEVQEQGQSKAPIEPYYVTTRLPGSDRKEFILFVPMTPAGGQRDNMVAWIAGRADPPEYGRLRVLRFSRDRQIFGPLQVEGIIDADATIKQQLTLLCPQGGGSQCFRGNLLVLPVGNSFVYVEGLFVQATQSKIPQLQRVILATQRHVVMAPTFVAGLDALFGAGTTPPVTQPPPVTTPPATGMIAELVKAASDHYLQAQEALRRSDFAEYGRLLKLLEDDLTKLRAVTGQ